From the genome of Spirosomataceae bacterium TFI 002, one region includes:
- a CDS encoding acyl-homoserine-lactone acylase, translating into MKKLLFIILFFPIISSAQINTSEIKIARDNYGVPHIFAPTDAQVAYGLAWAHAEDDFKTLQFPTLAGKGMLAQLNGKDGATIDYVVGLLRTQQTAKEKISTLSPDFLKVVEGYVAGINAYAAKHPEEILVKNTYPIKVEDYLSSVLLSLSVISGVDGVLSKIFKGEMPGTSIPKGSNAFAFSSLKTKDGATYLNINSHQPLEGPVAWYEAHLSSEEGWNMLGGLFPGGCTVFVGTNENLGWGHTVNHQDKIDVFQLTMKDTKSNLYKFDGDWLELEERKVKMKVKMGFLKIPFSKKAYWSKYGATLKTDNGVFSVRLGANQDVRGIEQWYRMNKASNFDEFYEAMEMVAIPGFNTVYADNNDNIFYVDNGKIPFRNPAYDWKGVVPGDTSATLWSDFHPLKDLPQYFNPKAGYLYNSNNTVFRATAPEENLKPEDFDPTMGYPTNNNNRSVRFAELIAQYDKVDYEDFKRIKYDGQYPSKFYFPTDINALMQLDSKAYPSISKEIELLKNWDRKSGIENIGAGFFSLFAHEVYKSYGSKEMIVSEAEIVGLIEKTKSFMMVHFGTTEKPLGEVQKLVRGDKAIPLPNLPDVLAAMYSQEWKGGVAKGVAGDSYIQLVKYEKGKLPQIESVNCYGASNHPDSPHYDDQMELFVNKKTKKMTLVKEEILKTAERVYSPE; encoded by the coding sequence ATGAAAAAATTGCTATTCATTATCCTTTTCTTCCCTATAATCAGTAGTGCACAAATAAATACCAGTGAGATCAAAATCGCCCGTGATAATTATGGAGTTCCACACATTTTCGCTCCCACTGATGCTCAAGTGGCATACGGTTTAGCTTGGGCACATGCAGAAGATGATTTTAAGACACTTCAGTTCCCAACGCTTGCTGGTAAAGGAATGCTTGCTCAATTAAATGGGAAAGACGGAGCAACGATAGACTATGTAGTTGGCTTATTACGAACACAGCAAACAGCGAAAGAGAAAATTTCAACGCTTTCCCCCGACTTCTTGAAAGTAGTGGAAGGCTATGTCGCTGGAATCAATGCCTATGCCGCCAAACATCCTGAAGAGATTTTGGTCAAAAACACATATCCTATAAAGGTAGAAGATTACCTTTCTTCGGTTTTACTTTCTTTATCTGTCATTTCTGGTGTTGACGGGGTTTTGTCTAAAATATTTAAGGGCGAAATGCCCGGAACATCAATTCCAAAAGGCTCCAATGCATTTGCTTTTTCTTCGCTCAAAACCAAAGACGGTGCGACATACCTAAACATTAACTCTCATCAACCCCTCGAAGGGCCTGTTGCGTGGTATGAGGCACATCTATCGAGCGAAGAAGGTTGGAATATGCTTGGCGGTTTATTTCCTGGCGGATGCACCGTTTTTGTTGGTACAAATGAAAACTTAGGATGGGGGCATACGGTCAACCATCAAGATAAGATCGATGTGTTCCAGCTTACAATGAAAGACACAAAGTCAAACCTTTACAAATTCGATGGAGACTGGCTTGAACTGGAAGAAAGAAAGGTAAAAATGAAAGTAAAAATGGGATTTCTGAAAATTCCTTTTTCTAAAAAAGCTTATTGGAGCAAATACGGAGCCACCTTAAAAACTGACAATGGTGTATTCTCTGTGAGACTTGGGGCAAATCAAGACGTAAGAGGAATAGAACAATGGTATAGAATGAACAAAGCCAGCAACTTTGATGAGTTTTACGAAGCCATGGAGATGGTTGCGATCCCAGGATTCAATACCGTTTACGCCGATAACAATGACAATATATTTTATGTTGATAATGGTAAAATTCCTTTCCGTAATCCTGCATACGATTGGAAAGGAGTTGTTCCTGGAGATACTTCTGCAACTCTATGGAGTGACTTTCACCCTCTAAAAGACCTTCCACAATACTTCAACCCCAAAGCTGGATATTTGTACAATTCCAACAATACAGTTTTTCGAGCCACTGCACCAGAAGAGAACTTAAAGCCCGAAGACTTTGACCCAACAATGGGTTATCCTACTAATAACAATAACCGAAGTGTGCGTTTTGCTGAATTAATAGCTCAATACGACAAAGTAGATTATGAAGATTTCAAAAGAATCAAATACGACGGTCAGTATCCATCGAAATTCTACTTCCCCACCGATATCAATGCATTGATGCAACTAGATTCAAAGGCTTATCCCTCGATCAGCAAAGAAATAGAATTACTTAAAAACTGGGATCGTAAATCGGGAATTGAAAATATAGGAGCTGGGTTCTTTTCTCTTTTTGCTCATGAGGTCTACAAATCATATGGATCAAAGGAAATGATAGTAAGTGAAGCAGAGATTGTAGGATTGATTGAAAAAACAAAATCATTCATGATGGTGCATTTTGGCACCACCGAAAAACCACTTGGCGAAGTTCAAAAGCTTGTGCGTGGCGATAAAGCTATACCGTTACCAAACTTACCAGATGTATTGGCAGCTATGTACTCTCAAGAATGGAAAGGTGGAGTTGCCAAAGGAGTTGCGGGAGATTCCTACATCCAACTAGTGAAATACGAAAAAGGTAAACTACCACAAATAGAATCTGTAAATTGTTACGGAGCTTCTAATCACCCTGATAGTCCACATTACGATGACCAAATGGAGCTTTTTGTAAATAAAAAAACCAAGAAAATGACTTTGGTAAAAGAAGAAATTCTAAAAACCGCTGAACGGGTTTATTCTCCGGAGTGA
- a CDS encoding Arylsulfatase A, which yields MPKLYKILILLILTSCIPAKDSKKSIGQKQNLKPNIILIMTDDQGWFDVGFNGNDEIKTPNLDALAAKGIILDRFYAASAVCSPTRASLITGRNPLRMDIPYANNGHMKTEEITIPELLKKEGYTTGHFGKWHLGTLSKTVLDANRGGKPQFEKDYSIPSQHGYDQFFCTESKVPTFDPLIQPANFKEGESLRYGWRAVEENEASKAYGTAFWNKEKESETNNLEGDDSRVIMDRVIPFIENADKPFFSTLWFHTPHLPVVSDKTHRNIYKKLDIEKQLYYGTITAMDEQMGRLWNKLEELGVAENTIIFFCSDNGPERDTPGSAGIFRERKRSLYEGGVRVPAFVVWKGNFSSGQRIDFPMSTSDYLPTIVDLLAIKYPDTRPIDGISILDALEGKERQRTKPMGFICTPQISWVTQQYKLITDEKLTKFELYDLFSDKSEKHNVISDFPEVAANMKTDLLLWLKSVERSSEGLDYNN from the coding sequence ATGCCCAAGTTATATAAGATTTTAATTCTCTTAATCCTCACCTCCTGTATCCCCGCAAAGGATTCAAAGAAATCAATTGGTCAAAAGCAAAATCTCAAGCCAAATATCATCCTTATCATGACAGATGACCAAGGCTGGTTTGATGTTGGGTTTAATGGGAATGATGAGATCAAAACTCCAAACCTTGATGCTTTGGCTGCTAAAGGAATCATTTTAGATCGTTTTTATGCTGCTTCGGCGGTGTGTTCTCCTACTCGGGCAAGCTTGATCACAGGCAGAAATCCGCTTCGCATGGATATTCCTTATGCCAATAATGGCCACATGAAAACCGAGGAAATTACCATTCCTGAGCTTTTGAAAAAAGAAGGTTATACGACAGGACACTTTGGGAAGTGGCACTTAGGTACATTGAGTAAAACGGTACTGGATGCCAACAGAGGTGGAAAACCCCAATTCGAAAAGGATTATTCTATTCCTAGCCAGCATGGCTATGACCAGTTTTTTTGTACTGAATCCAAAGTGCCAACTTTTGACCCATTGATTCAACCTGCGAATTTTAAAGAAGGTGAAAGCTTACGATATGGCTGGAGAGCAGTTGAGGAAAATGAAGCTAGTAAAGCTTACGGCACTGCTTTTTGGAATAAGGAAAAGGAAAGTGAAACCAATAATCTAGAAGGAGATGATTCCCGTGTGATCATGGATAGAGTCATTCCTTTCATTGAAAATGCCGACAAGCCATTCTTTTCTACTTTGTGGTTTCATACACCACATTTACCAGTGGTGAGTGATAAAACTCACCGCAATATTTACAAAAAATTAGATATAGAAAAGCAGTTGTATTACGGCACCATTACGGCAATGGATGAGCAAATGGGGAGGTTGTGGAATAAGCTCGAAGAATTGGGGGTTGCGGAAAATACCATTATCTTTTTCTGTAGTGATAACGGGCCAGAGCGAGATACTCCAGGAAGTGCGGGCATTTTTAGAGAACGCAAAAGAAGTTTGTACGAAGGAGGAGTAAGGGTGCCTGCTTTTGTGGTTTGGAAGGGAAACTTTAGTAGCGGACAAAGAATCGATTTCCCTATGTCAACTTCCGATTATTTACCAACAATAGTTGATTTACTAGCAATCAAATACCCGGATACTCGCCCAATTGATGGCATAAGTATCTTGGATGCATTGGAAGGAAAAGAACGCCAACGAACTAAACCTATGGGCTTTATTTGTACACCACAAATCTCCTGGGTCACACAGCAATATAAACTCATCACAGATGAAAAACTTACAAAATTTGAACTGTATGATTTATTCAGCGATAAATCTGAAAAGCATAATGTAATAAGTGACTTTCCTGAAGTAGCGGCAAACATGAAAACTGACTTACTACTTTGGCTTAAATCGGTAGAAAGAAGTAGTGAAGGGCTCGATTATAATAATTGA